In Haemorhous mexicanus isolate bHaeMex1 chromosome 36, bHaeMex1.pri, whole genome shotgun sequence, a single genomic region encodes these proteins:
- the ACTN4 gene encoding LOW QUALITY PROTEIN: alpha-actinin-4 (The sequence of the model RefSeq protein was modified relative to this genomic sequence to represent the inferred CDS: inserted 1 base in 1 codon), which translates to MVDYHSAGQPHPYGGNGPGPNGDYMAQEDDWDRDLLLDPAWEKQQRKTFTAWCNSHLRKAGTQIENIDEDFRDGLKLMLLLEVISGERLPKPERGKMRVHKINNVNKALDFIASKGVKLVSIGAEEIVDGNAKMTLGMIWTIILRFAIQDISVEETSAKEGLLLWCQRKTAPYKNVNVQNFHISWKDGLAFNALIHRHRPELIEYDKLRKDDPVTNLNNAFEVAEKYLDIPKMLDAEDIVNTARPDEKAIMTYVSSFYHAFSGAQKAETAANRICKVLAVNQENEQLMEDYERLASDLLAWIQRTIPWLEARDPQKTIPAMQQKLEDFREYRRVHKPPKVQEKCQLEINFNTLQTKLRLSGRPAFMPSEGRMVSDIGAGWQRLEQAEKGHEEWLLTELRRLERLDHLAEKFRQKASIHEGWTEGKEVALRDRDSGTASLAQVRALLRKHEAFESDLAAHQDRVEQIAAIAQELNELDYYDSPSVNARCQKICDQWDLLGSLTHSRREALEQTEKQLETIDELHLEYAKRAAPFNNWMESAMEDLQDMFIVHTIEEIQGLIAAHDQFKSTLPDADKEREAILGIQREAQRLAELHGLQLPAGNPYTSVTPQIINSKWERVQQLVPKRDQALQEEQSRQNSNEHLRRQFGSQANRVGPWIQTKMEEIGRISIEMNGTLEDQLNHLKEYEENIVEYKPNLELLEQQHQLVQEALIFDNQHSNYTMEHLRVGWEQLLTTIARTINEVENQILTRDAKGISQEQMQEFRASFNHFDKDHGGALGPEEFKACLISLGYDVENDRQGDAEFQRIMAVVDPNGSGSVTFQAFIDFMSQETTDTDTAEQVINSFRVLAGDKNYITAAELRRELPAAQAEYCIARMAPYPGXDGVPGALDYKSFSTALYGESDL; encoded by the exons GGGAGCGGCTCCCGAAGCCCGAGCGGGGCAAGATGAGGGTGCACAAGATCAACAACGTCAACAAGGCCCTGGACTTCATCGCCAGCAAAGGCGTCAAGCTCGTCTCCATCGGCGCCGAGG AGATCGTGGACGGCAACGCCAAGATGACGCTGGGCATGATCTGGACGATCATCCTGCGCTTCGCCATCCAGGACATCTCCGTGGAAG AGACCTCGGCCAAGGAGGGGCTCCTGCTCTGGTGCCAGCGGAAAACGGCTCCGTACAAGAACGTCAACGTCCAGAACTTCCACATCAg CTGGAAGGACGGGCTGGCCTTCAACGCCCTCATCCACCGGCACCGCCCGGAGCTGATCGAGTACGACAAGCTGCGGAAG GATGATCCTGTCACCAACCTCAACAACGCCTTCGAGGTGGCCGAGAAGTACCTGGACATTCCCAAGATGCTGGACGCCGAGG ACATCGTGAACACGGCGCGCCCGGACGAGAAGGCCATCATGACCTACGTGTCCAGCTTCTACCACGCCTTCTCCGGGGCCCAGAAG GCGGAGACGGCGGCCAATCGGATCTGCAAAGTTCTGGCTGTGAACCAGGAGAACGAGCAGCTCATGGAGGACTACGAGCGCCTGGCCTCGGAT CTGCTGGCGTGGATCCAGCGCACCATCCCCTGGCTGGAGGCCCGCGACCCCCAGAAGACGATCCCGGCCAtgcagcagaagctggaggATTTCCGCGAGTACCGGCGGGTGCACAAACCCCCCAAGGTGCAGGAGAAGTGTCAGCTCGAGATCAACTTCAACACCCTGCAGACCAAGCTGCGCCTCAGCGGCCGGCCCGCCTTCATGCCCTCCGAGGGCAGGATGGTCtcg gacatCGGGGCAGGCTGGCAGCGCCTGGAGCAGGCCGAGAAGGGCCACGAGGAGTGGCTGCTGACGGAGCTGCGGCGCCTGGAGCGCCTGGATCACCTGGCCGAGAAATTCCGGCAGAAAGCCTCGATCCACGAGGGGTGGACGGAAG gtaaGGAGGTGGCCCTGCGGGACCGGGACTCGGGCACGgcctccctggcccaggtgcgGGCGCTGCTCCGCAAGCACGAGGCCTTCGAGTCGGACCTGGCGGCGCACCAGGACCGGGTGGAGCAGATCGCAGCCATCGCCCAGGAGCTCAA cGAGCTGGATTACTACGACTCCCCGAGCGTCAACGCGCGCTGCCAGAAGATCTGTGACCAGTGGGACCTGCTGGGCTCGCTGACCCACAGCCGCCGGGAGGCGCTCGAG CAAACGGAGAAGCAGCTGGAGACCATCGACGAGCTGCACCTGGAGTACGCCAAGCGCGCGGCGCCCTTCAACAACTGGATGGAGAGCGCCATGGAGGACCTGCAGGACATGTTCATCGTGCACACCATCGAGGAGATCCAG GGCCTGATTGCTGCCCACGACCAGTTCAAGTCGACGCTGCCGGACGCGGACAAGGAGCGGGAGGCGATCCTGGGCATCCAGCGGGAGGCGCAGCGCCTGGCGGAGCTGCACGGGCTGCAGCTGCCCGCCGGCAACCCCTACACCTCGGTCACGCCCCAGATCATCAACTCCAAGTGGGAGCGG GTGCAGCAGCTGGTGCCCAAGCGGGACCAGgcgctgcaggaggagcagagccgGCAGAACTCCAACGAGCACCTGCGGCGGCAGTTCGGGAGCCAGGCCAACCGCGTGGGGCCCTGGATCCAGACCAAGATGGAG GAGATCGGCCGGATCTCCATCGAGATGAACGGGACCCTGGAGGACCAGCTGAACCACCTGAAGGAGTACGAGGAGAACATCGTGGAGTACAAACCcaacctggagctgctggagcagcagcaccagctggtGCAGGAGGCGCTCATCTTCGACAACCAGCACTCCAACTACACCATGGAG cacctgcgcgtgggctgggagcagctgctgaccACGATCGCCCGGACCATCAACGAGGTGGAGAACCAGATCCTGACCCGCGACGCCAAGGGCATCAGCCAGGAGCAGATGCAGGAGTTCCGCGCCTCCTTCAACCACTTCGACAAG GACCACGGTGGTGCCCTGGGCCCGGAGGAGTTCAAGGCCTGCTTGATCAGCCTGGGCTACGACGTCGAGAACGACCGGCAG GGTGACGCGGAATTCCAGCGGATCATGGCCGTGGTGGATCCCAACGGCAGCGGCAGCGTCACCTTCCAGGCCTTCATCGACTTCATGTCCCAGGAAACCACGGACACGGACACGGCCGAGCAGGTCATCAACAGCTTCCGCGTGCTGGCcggggacaag aacTACATCACGGcggccgagctgcggcgggaGCTGCCGGCGGCGCAGGCCGAGTACTGCATCGCCCGCATGGCGCCCTACCCCG CCGACGGCGTCCCCGGAGCCCTGGACTACAAATCCTTCTCCACGGCGCTCTACGGCGAGAGCGACCTCTGA